The Panicum hallii strain FIL2 chromosome 9, PHallii_v3.1, whole genome shotgun sequence genome has a window encoding:
- the LOC112876923 gene encoding zinc finger BED domain-containing protein DAYSLEEPER-like, translated as MADFLEHFHDLTYRVSTFNHITAHTFFHEIGEVHLMIQSWLDSTYFLQTAMGKRMKDKFDKYWGLWYTDYDHEKGRGKGKEKENLNLLIFVAGCLDPRYKLSMYTKITVEEIFGQERGQLVWEAINTCIHALFEEYRILYSSSEDTTDVSDSIGASKGGRGGKLKEVVAKRMKLGAGSSNNIKSELDKYLAEETENTDMKIDLLMWWKACEQRFPILSRMARDVLAIPISTVASESAFSTSGRILDDFRSSLTPFMLEALVCTQDWLRWAIPIDIEENLEELITLEKELKEEFGPNGKGKKASTAATTGSNSISPNSIHPGMSTT; from the exons ATGGCAGATTTTTTAGAGCATTTCCATGACCTTACTTATCGTGTTTCTACCTTTAACCATATCACTGCACACACATTCTTTCATGAGATTGGAGAAGTGCATTTGATGATTCAATCATGGCTGGATAGTACATATTTTTTGCAAACAGCAATGGGAAAGAGAATGAAagataaatttgacaaatattGGGGACTTTGGTATACTGACTACGACCATGAGAAGGGTaggggaaagggaaaggagaaggagaacCTTAATTTACTGATTTTTGTTGCTGGTTGTCTTGATCCAAGATACAAGCTATCTATGTACACGAAGATAACTGTTGAAGAGATATTTGGTCAGGAAAGGGGACAGCTAGTTTGGGAAGCCATTAACACTTGTATTCATGCTTTGTTTGAAGAATATAGGATACTTTATTCTTCGAGTGAGGACACAACCGATGTGAGTGATTCAATAGGAGCATCAAAGGGAGGTAGAGGAGGCAAGCTAAAGGAAGTTGTTGCTAAGAGGATGAAGTTAGGTGCTGGTTCAAGCAATAATATTAAGTCCGAACTTGACAAATACCTTGCTGAAGAAACTGAGAACACAGACATGAAGATTGACCTCCTAATGTGGTGGAAGGCATGTGAGCAGAGATTTCCAATTCTGTCTCGCATGGCACGTGATGTGCTTGCTATACCAATCTCAACCGTTGCTTCAGAGTCAGCATTTAGCACAAGTGGACGTATTTTAGATGACTTTCGTAGCTCCCTTACTCCATTTATGCTAGAAGCTTTAGTATGTACACAAGATTGGTTGAGATGGGCAATACCCATTGACATTGAAGAAAATCTTGAGGAATTAATAACGCTGGAAAAAG AATTAAAAGAAGAATTTGGTCCCaatggaaaaggaaaaaaagctTCTACAGCAGCGACAACGGGAAGCAACTCCATCTCGCCGAATTCCATCCATCCTGGAATGTCTACAACTTAA